A window from Kluyveromyces lactis strain NRRL Y-1140 chromosome E complete sequence encodes these proteins:
- the APL5 gene encoding Apl5p (similar to uniprot|Q7LIB1 Saccharomyces cerevisiae YPL195W APL5 Delta-like subunit of the yeast AP-3 complex which functions in transport of alkaline phosphatase to the vacuole via the alternate pathway suppressor of loss of casein kinase 1 function delta-like subunit of the yeast AP-3 adaptin component of the membrane-associated clathrin assembly complex) → MSSIYGTSAEDVKKRLRPFGIFFEKSLKDLIKGIRSNNETPEQLQDFLNQAIVECREEVKSPDFNMKTNAVLKLTYLEMYGFDMAWANFHVLEVMSSNNFQQKRVGYLAASQSFYKDSDILMLATNLLKKDLKYDLSNETVKMGVALSGLSTIVTPELARDICDDLFLMLNSGKPYVRKKAVTALFKVFLQYPESLRDGLSKFVSTLEDEDTSVVSAAVSVICELAKHNPGPFIQFSPLLYEMLIQIDNNWIIIRLLKLFTSLSKEEPKLRYKILPKVLELMDKTTAISVIYESINCIVKGQMLEEDDYDTAHQCLNHLESLVQSLDPNLRYISCVLFYHIGKINFEFIMQYDKLVIGLLKDVDISIRTKVLELCSGIASTDNIKNLVRILIKQFVDVDTVHVNDQGVQIDIPLNYKVKVAKTVLDVCCINDYENINGDFDWYLKILTDLCIVSQDLNNLEVSTLLGDNFRNIMVKVPSMRDAALEQLIKLTTNDDIIAKLPNLLKEGIWCFGEYSELIDNCDTLVGILLNKANKLPDTVIQTMIPALVKLFSTYANTEGRTKSEISDLLSTLIAFMEQKYRSTNFDIQERSVEFYEMLKLCQDALQDETEGLPLLITDVLPSLFNEYELGPMSHGQQQQLVKALTLDLDTPFLSSVELEELMKNEELYEDEAAYYSDKESVKSAASAGSSDGSVTQDISSEKDISMTEEELAALEERRRQERLDNPFYLNDDKIDRAETKLIELSDNDDEGETKTIEPVIKISTKKKKSNKSPSVQILSDIVVAPPSTITKEGKKKSNTSGHSDAITLSTSNKFKSFDFSRKDNIDYDGEYTVDQEELEKLKNKLAEQHISDNLTAIQDDKEEVIVIKKKKKKKTKDGSKKEKTKKKYKEPAEKASTPAISLAPNES, encoded by the coding sequence TCTTAAACCAAGCCATTGTAGAATGCAGGGAGGAAGTGAAATCTCCAGATTTTAACATGAAGACAAATGCTGTTTTGAAACTAACATATTTGGAGATGTACGGTTTTGATATGGCGTGGGCCAACTTCCACGTTTTGGAGGTTATGAGCAGTAACAATTTCCAGCAAAAGAGAGTCGGGTATTTGGCAGCATCTCAAAGCTTTTACAAAGATAGTGATATTCTAATGCTTGCTAccaatcttttgaagaaagatttgaaatatgatttAAGCAACGAAACAGTTAAGATGGGCGTCGCGTTAAGCGGTCTTTCCACAATAGTAACGCCCGAACTTGCTAGAGATATTTGCGATGATTTGTTTCTAATGTTAAACAGTGGTAAGCCATATGTTAGAAAAAAAGCGGTGACTGCCCTATTCAAAGTGTTCTTACAGTATCCCGAATCCTTGAGAGACGGCCTCAGCaaatttgtttcaacaCTTGAGGATGAGGATACTTCGGTTGTCTCTGCTGCCGTGAGTGTTATCTGTGAGCTAGCGAAACATAACCCGGGTCCATTTATACAGTTTTCTCCTCTTCTATACGAGATGCTTATACAAATTGACAACAATTggatcatcatcagattGTTGAAACTTTTCACCAGTCTCtcgaaagaagaaccaaaacTACGGTATAAGATCCTACCAAAAGTTTTAGAATTGATGGATAAAACTACTGCCATTTCTGTGATTTATGAATCGATCAACTGTATTGTAAAGGGTCAAATGctggaagaagatgactATGATACCGCACATCAGTGTTTGAACCATTTGGAATCGCTTGTCCAATCACTTGATCCAAACTTGAGATACATCAGTTGTGTGTTGTTCTATCATATTGGTAAGATTAACTTCGAATTCATTATGCAATATGATAAATTGGTGATAGGcttgttgaaagatgtgGATATATCGATCAGAACCAAAGTATTGGAATTATGCTCTGGTATAGCATCAACTGACAACATCAAAAATTTAGTTAGAATTCTAATCAAGCAATTTGTGGATGTGGATACAGTGCATGTCAATGATCAAGGTGTTCAAATAGACATTCCTTTAAACTATAAAGTGAAAGTTGCCAAGACTGTCTTAGATGTCTGTTGTATAAATGATTACGAGAATATCAATGGTGACTTCGACTGGTacttgaaaatattgaCGGATCTCTGTATAGTTTCacaagatttgaataatttAGAGGTATCAACTTTGTTAGGTGATAACTTTAGAAACATTATGGTCAAAGTTCCAAGCATGAGGGATGCGGCTTTAGAACAATTAATCAAATTGACTACAAACGATGATATTATCGCCAAGCTTCCTAACCTACTAAAGGAAGGAATATGGTGCTTTGGGGAATATTCCGAGTTAATTGATAACTGTGACACTCTCGTTGGCATACTCCTAAACAAAGCCAATAAACTTCCAGACACCGTGATACAGACAATGATTCCTGCATTAGTGAAATTATTCTCAACCTATGCTAACACAGAGGGTAGAACCAAATCTGAAATATCAGATCTTCTTTCTACACTAATCGCATTCATGGAACAAAAATACAGATCAACGAATTTTGATATACAAGAACGAAGCGTAGAGTTCTATGAAATGTTAAAACTCTGTCAAGATGCTTTGCAAGATGAAACGGAAGGGTTACCTCTATTAATTACCGACGTTTTACCTAGTCTTTTCAATGAGTATGAACTTGGCCCAATGTCACACGGacaacaacagcagttGGTTAAGGCGTTAACACTCGATTTAGACACTCCATTTTTATCTTCTGTTGAACTCGAAGaattaatgaaaaatgaagaactatatgaagatgaagcTGCATATTATTCCGACAAGGAGAGCGTTAAATCTGCTGCAAGCGCTGGAAGTTCTGACGGATCTGTAACTCAGGATATCTCGTCAGAGAAAGACATTTCAATgacagaagaagaacttgcTGCTTTAGAAGAGCGCAGAAGACAAGAGAGGTTGGATAATCCGttttatttgaatgatgataaaattGACCGTGCAGAAACGAAATTGATAGAATTGAGTGATAACGATGATGAGGgtgaaacaaaaacaatCGAACCCGTCATCAAAATTTCGacgaaaaagaagaaatctaaTAAGTCACCATCTGTACAAATTTTGTCAGATATTGTAGTGGCTCCACCATCCACTATCACAAAGGAggggaagaagaaatcaaataCTTCTGGGCATTCAGATGCGATAACTCTTTCCACATCgaataaattcaaatcttttgattttagtCGAAAGGATAACATTGATTACGACGGTGAATACACTGTTGATCAAGAGGAGTTGGAAAAGCtaaaaaataaacttgCAGAACAACACATTAGTGACAATTTAACAGCCATCCAAGatgacaaagaagaagtcatAGTtattaaaaagaaaaagaagaagaaaaccAAAGATGGCAgtaagaaggaaaagactaagaaaaaatataaagagCCCGCTGAAAAAGCTTCAACTCCAGCAATTTCTCTAGCTCCAAACGAATCATAA